The Chlorocebus sabaeus isolate Y175 chromosome 1, mChlSab1.0.hap1, whole genome shotgun sequence genome includes a region encoding these proteins:
- the LOC103247909 gene encoding olfactory receptor 51V1: MMVLSGNCLVLRVIHTEPSLREPMFYFLAMLGLTDLCMGLCTVHTVLGILWGLSQEISLDACIAQTFFIHGLSIMESGVLLAMAFDHFTAICNPLRYTSILTNVRIIKIGLGILFRSFVFIMAPIIHLKLFHYCHSHVLSHSFCLHQDLLRLACSDIRFNSFYALALVICTLLFDSVLIIISYMLILHSVLATASREELLKPLQTCVSHVCAVLVFYIPIIGLTMVHRFGKHLSPVVQVLMGNIYIIFPPLMNPIIYSVKTQQIRVRIQRWFFLKRK, translated from the coding sequence ATGATGGTACTTTCAGGGAACTGCCTGGTGCTGCGTGTGATTCATACAGAGCCGAGCCTGCGTGAGCCCATGTTCTACTTCCTGGCTATGCTGGGTCTCACTGACCTGTGCATGGGGCTGTGTACAGTACACACAGTATTGGGAATTTTATGGGGTCTCAGCCAGGAGATTAGTCTGGATGCCTGTATTGCTCAAACCTTCTTCATTCATGGTCTATCAATTATGGAGTCTGGAGTCCTCCTCGCCATGGCCTTTGATCATTTTACAGCTATCTGTAACCCTCTAAGGTATACATCTATACTCACCAATGTCAGGATCATCAAAATTGGACTGGGAATTTTATTTAGGAGTTTTGTGTTCATCATGGCACCCATAATCCACCTAAAGCTTTTTCATTACTGCCATTCCCATGTCCTCTCTCACTCTTTCTGCCTTCACCAAGATCTGCTGAGACTAGCCTGCTCTGACATCCGCTTCAACAGCTTCTATGCCTTGGCTCTGGTGATTTGCACACTTTTGTTTGATTCTGTGTTAATTATCATATCGTACATGCTGATCCTGCATTCTGTCTTGGCTACTGCATCCCGAGAAGAGCTGCTGAAGCCCTTGCAGACCTGTGTTTCTCATGTCTGTGCTGTCCTGGTCTTCTACATCCCAATCATTGGCCTCACCATGGTGCATCGCTTTGGGAAGCACCTCTCTCCTGTGGTCCAGGTCCTCATGGGCAACATCTACATCATCTTCCCACCTCTCATGAACCCCATCATCTATAGTGTGAAGACACAACAGATCCGTGTCAGAATTCAGAGGTggttcttcttgaagagaaagtaa